The following coding sequences are from one Nicotiana tomentosiformis chromosome 3, ASM39032v3, whole genome shotgun sequence window:
- the LOC138908786 gene encoding uncharacterized protein yields MSDIAKVDKKTFDYLMEEPPERWARSCSPRQRYDMLTTNIVESMNSVLLEAMRLPILRMMDFIQVKLQRWFYERRNEAEGTFYDVSCWVEEELKKKIDLAFTLNVFPVDSWRSRVEEEGITFLVDLNKRACDCFQFQFDELPCIHAIAAIEKRNIKKSNICSDWYLKESWLKTYERQIHPEGHTDSWIVPESVKSQVIKPPDFKVSPGRRQKKRHIPATESSKITFKCGRCRRIGHNRTSCIYSPAVHPFSRKHRE; encoded by the exons ATGTCAGATATAGCAAAAGTTGATAAGAAGACTTTTGACTACTTGATGGAAGAACCACCGGAAAGGTGGGCACGTTCTTGTAGTCCACGACAAAGATATGACATGCTCACAACAAACATAGTTGAGTCAATGAATTCTGTGCTATTAGAAGCAATGAGGTTGCCTATATTAAGAATGATGGATTTCATCCAAGTGAAGCTACAACGTTGGTTttatgaaagaagaaatgaagcagAAGGAACTTTTTATGACGTTTCTTGTTGGGTAGaagaggaattgaagaaaaagataGATTTAGCTTTTACTTTAAAT GTCTTCCCTGTTGATTCATGGCGTTCTAGAGTTGAGGAAGAAGGAATTACTTTCTTGGTGGACTTAAACAAAAGAGCATGTGATTGTTTTCAGTTTCAATTTGATGAATTACCATGTATACATGCAATTGCAGCTATCGAGAAGAGAAACATCAAGAAGTCCAATATCTGCTCGGACTGGTACTTAAAGGAATCTTGGCTGAAAACATATGAAAGACAAATACATCCTGAAGGACATACAGATTCTTGGATTGTACCAGAGAGTGTTAAGTCACAAGTTATTAAACCTCCAGATTTCAAAGTCTCGCCAGGTAGAAGGCAGAAGAAAAGGCATATTCCagctaccgaatcatcaaaaataacattcaaATGTGGTCGTTGCAGAAGAATTGGTCATAATAGAACATCTTGTATATATTCTCCGGCAGTCCATCCATTTTCAAGGAAGCATAGAGAATAA
- the LOC104119570 gene encoding uncharacterized protein translates to MDTICIIVAFNGRWTADYKYLDHQTKLVLVPEAIRFEDFINQVFEIIELDRDKFEAMIWFDINLGTSKGMLVSKDLDLHTCIELLKNHSLFKGCRFIVDILKRVFDSTSTFEHVNTETQQDNQDKCQQIMEIDVVETQPITEEMLQTFDSIQVEGQSIIEIDNEQALGIQVLESAPVIEGVAEKTFTQLTRQSSNSKQKESPTTILRENASLDEIKVGSIFDKKKSIINCFSNIAIEGHFDFKVVRSSSIRYSLKCNDDRCGWCVRGFRIKDSTLFKIVKIEKNHDCSVNTMKADQRHTISKLISGYIIDNLRDPRFEVTPAFVMAEMQKLHGLDIGYHKAWRAIQHASALIRGTPEENYELLSSYLYMMKSKNLGTYTNIKIDDNNR, encoded by the coding sequence ATGGATACAATATGTATTATAGTTGCTTTTAATGGTAGATGGACTGCAGACTATAAGTATCTTGATCATCAAACAAAGCTTGTTCTAGTACCTGAGGCAATTCGATTTGAAGATTTCATTAACCAGGTCTTTGAAATTATTGAATTGGATAGAGACAAGTTTGAAGCAATGATATGGTTTGATATCAATCTGGGAACAAGCAAGGGAATGCTTGTATCCAAAGATTTAGATCTTCACACATGTATAGAGTTACTAAAAAATCATTCACTCTTCAAGGGCTGTCGTTTCATTGTTGATATTTTGAAAAGAGTTTTTGATTCTACAAGCACCTTTGAACATGTCAATACAGAAACTCAACAAGACAATCAAGACAAATGCCAACAGATAATGGAAATAGATGTGGTTGAAACTCAACCAATAACTGAAGAGATGCTTCAAACATTTGATTCTATTCAAGTAGAAGGACAAAGCATTATAGAGATTGACAACGAACAAGCTTTGGGTATTCAAGTCTTAGAGAGTGCACCGGTAATAGAAGGAGTTGCTGAAAAAACCTTTACTCAACTAACTAGACAAAGCTCAAATTCGAAACAAAAAGAATCCCCAACTACGATATTAAGAGAAAATGCTTCGTTGGATGAAATAAAAGTGGgatcaatatttgacaaaaagaagAGTATAATTAACTGTTTTTCCAATATAGCAATTGAAGGACATTTTGATTTCAAGGTTGTTAGATCAAGCTCAATAAGATATTCGTTGAAATGCAATGATGATAGGTGTGGGTGGTGTGTGCGTGGTTTCAGAATTAAAGATTCAACACTATTCAAGATAGTAAAGAttgagaaaaatcatgactgctcAGTTAACACTATGAAAGCTGATCAAAGGCATACAATTTCAAAGTTAATTAGTGGTTACATTATCGACAATCTTCGAGACCCAAGGTTTGAAGTTACACCAGCCTTTGTCATGGCAGAAATGCAAAAATTGCATGGACTAGACATTGGTTATCACAAGGCGTGGCGTGCTATTCAACATGCTTCAGCTTTAATACGAGGAACTCCTGAAGAGAATTATGAATTATTGTCTTCATACTTGTATATGATGAAAAGTAAAAATCTGGGAACATACACTAATATAAAGATAGATGACAACAACAGGTAA